A genomic region of Colletotrichum destructivum chromosome 5, complete sequence contains the following coding sequences:
- a CDS encoding Putative short-chain dehydrogenase/reductase SDR, NAD(P)-binding domain superfamily translates to MFRPFSARLARTVRPITQHAHVRAKSSQTSSQAGIAAARIQHQHQLRSISGSANVREKPHPGQYSRTDPDVTVEYPEDHELPSSQPVRGHGGGIGKPTLASFSLEGNVGVVTGGARGLGLVMGQGMVYSGSDLAIVDLNKEEAELQAKNLIEAFKRENPEATRAPKVTAHHADVSDPASVEACIAEVLAAHGKIDNLVTSAGFTENFDAVNYPIDRMRKLWGVNVDGTYLFAIGVAKHLMERKSPGSMVFIGSMSGSIVNIPQPQAPYNAAKAGVRHLAASLAVEWAHAGIRVNCISPGYMLTALTEKILDDNPDLKQKWTSLIPQGKMGQPKDLMGPVTFLLSDASQYVTGADLRVDGGYTVT, encoded by the exons ATGTTCCGCCCCTTCAGCGCCCGTCTCGCGCGGACAGTCCGTCCCATCACCCAGCATGCCCATGTCCGCGCCAAATCCTCCCAAACTTCCTCCCAGGCAGGCATCGCGGCCGCCAGGatccaacatcaacatcagTTGAGGTCAATCAGCGGCAGCGCCAACGTCAGAGAAAAGCCCCATCCCGGCCAATACTCGAGAACCGATCCCGACGTCACGGTCGAGTACCCCGAGGACCACGAGCTCCCCTCTAGCCAGCCCGTCCGCGGCCACGGCGGTGGCATTGGCAAGCCCACGCTTGCTTCCTTCTCCCTTGAGGGAAATGTCGGCGTCGTGACTGGCGGTGCTCGCGGTCTGGGCTTGGTCATGGGCCAGGGCATGGTCTACTCGGGCAGTGATCTCGCCATTGTCGATCTGAACA aggaagaggcggagcTCCAGGCCAAGAACCTGATCGAGGCGTTCAAGAGAGAGAACCCCGAAGCAACGAG AGCCCCCAAGGTGACTGCTCACCACGCGGACGTCTCGGACCCCGCGTCCGTCGAGGCCTgcatcgccgaggtcctTGCCGCCCACGGCAAGATCGATAACCTTGTTACGTCGGCTGGCTTCACCGAGAATTTTGACGCCGTTAACTACCCCATTGACCGCATGCGCAAGCTCTGGggcgtcaacgtcgacgGCACCTACCTCTTCGCTATCGGCGTCGCGAAGCATCTCATGGAGCGCAAGTCGCCCGGCAGCATGGTCTTCATCGGCAGCATGTCTGGCTCCATCGTCAACATCCCCCAGCCGCAGGC GCCTTACAATGCCGCCAAGGCAGGCGTCCGCCACTTGGCCGCCTCCCTGGCCGTCGAATGGGCCCACGCCGGCATCCGTGTCAACTGCATCTCCCCCGGCTACATGCTCACAGCTTT GACCGAGAAGATCCTTGACGACAACCCGGACCTTAAGCAGAAGTGGACCTCCCTGATCCCCCAGGGCAAGATGGGGCAGCCCAAGGACCTCATGGGCCCCGTGACCTTCCTCCTGTCCGACGCCTCTCAGTACGTGACGGGCGCGGATCTCCGCGTCGATGGCGGATATACCGTTACATAA
- a CDS encoding Putative nitrogen regulatory protein areA, GATA produces MDLPKGFVKDDRRIYEDVASLTQPLPSEFIIRMWRLYTTTNLKLVDPTARRLENLWWHVMGSDRCKLKAATVAKIWEHISYGPTFVPLRGSPNRWEGPSVLFHTLPDTSSTYADSNAQTPRFNSQHESDPLLSAQQMNQDIKMISEQSALKELSASSSRPPPPHPILKKNRGDSKSGPRPTARFVSPHESTDEDYKTSEGTSSGSTAASGLEMRISSAASPTKSNKKKASVPTKRFVASAANKRRPILPRRMSSQSSTGSDVMVKETGSANGTKHAGTYNVTPVHAEQSAAQSVLGSPGIEAPPSAKALGKRPVNRSLPETPNLLKSPPAVEVQQRPAVVQAGRRAPAPAPLSKSIAERPGHEGSRAKNEGPRTPTSISAASPSFSSPRIGSFSSSRSAFSAPRMERTSSNSETYRPREVSIGRGSAKGLLSSATASTSNIAAMGHISISDEPDRRALEALGTFHEEPGGTPRRTSSSSHFAPTMPSSTPDVPLARTRSQLTLLLEREKERIGDRQKQRP; encoded by the exons ATGGATTTACCCAAGGGCTTTGTCAAGGATGACAGGCGTATCTATGAGGACGTGGCGTCACTCACGCAACCTCTTCCCTCAGAGTTCATCATAAGAATGTGGCGCC TGTATACCACAACAAACCTCAAACTTGTTGATCCCACCGCACGCCGTCTAGAGAACCTCTGGTGGCATGTAATGGGCAGCGACAGGTGTAAGCTGAAAGCAGCTACAGTGGCCAAAATCTGGGAACACATTTCCTACGGCCCGACCTTCGTGCCTCTCAGAGGCTCACCAAACCGCTGGGAGGGTCCCTCGGTACTTTTTCACACCTTGCCTGACACCAGCTCTACTTATGCTGATTCCAATGCACAGACACCTCGATTCAACAGTCAGCACGAGTCTGATCCGCTTCTCAGTGCTCAGCAGATGAACCAGGATATAAAGATGATATCGGAACAGTCAGCTCTCAAGGAGCTCTCTGCTTCATCATCccggcccccgccgccgcatccgATTCTTAAAAAAAACAGAGGGGATTCGAAATCCGGGCCCCGTCCAACTGCTCGTTTCGTATCGCCACATGAGTCTACCGATGAGGACTACAAAACCAGTGAGGGGACGTCGTCGGGTAGCACGGCTGCCAGTGGCTTGGAAATGCGCATCTCATCAGCAGCATCTCCAACGAAATCGAACAAAAAAAAGGCCTCAGTCCCAACCAAACGCTTtgtcgcctcggccgcgaacAAGAGGAGACCGATTCTCCCAAGAAGAATGAGTTCGCAGTCTTCGACAGGTTCCGACGTCATGGTCAAGGAGACTGGTTCTGCAAACGGAACCAAACACGCTGGAACGTACAACGTGACGCCGGTTCATGCCGAACAGAGCGCCGCTCAGAGTGTTCTTGGTTCCCCAGGAATCGAAGCGCCCCCCAGCGCCAAAGCGTTAGGGAAAAGGCCTGTTAATCGATCCCTGCCAGAAACGCCAAACTTGTTGAAGTCGCCTCCTGCCGTTGAAGTACAGCAGAGACCGGCTGTTGTTCAGGCAGGTCGGCGagcgcccgcgcccgcgccgctGAGCAAATCTATCGCCGAACGGCCTGGACACGAGGGAAGCAGGGCGAAGAATGAAGGCCCCAGGACACCCACAAGCATCTCAGCTGCATCGCCCTCGTTTTCATCACCACGGATCGGGTCTTTCTCATCTTCGCGCTCTGCGTTCTCGGCCCCACGCATGGAGCGAACAAGCTCCAATTCGGAAACGTATCGGCCGCGAGAGGTCAGTATAGGTCGCGGTTCTGCAAAAGGGCTGCTCTCGAGCGCTACGGCGAGCACGTCGAATATCGCGGCCATGGGTCACATCTCGATATCTGACGAACCAGACCGGCGTGCTTTGGAAGCCTTGGGAACCTTTCACGAGGAGCCAGGGGGTACCCCTCGGCGaacttcatcgtcgtcacATTTCGCGCCTACCATGCCGAGCTCTACCCCCGACGTGCCGCTGGCCCGTACGAGAAGCCAGCTGACTCTGCTCCTggagcgagagaaagagcGCATTGGCGACAGGCAGAAACAGAGGCCGTAA